A genome region from Nocardia sp. NBC_00565 includes the following:
- a CDS encoding MlaE family ABC transporter permease gives MTTARGALRAVPDTVHTGVAKLTAAASTAISSVGQFYLLAVDTARALARRRFPWSEFIEQLWFLARVSLLPTVMMSIPFTVLVVFTLNSLLGEIGARDLAGAGAGLGAVTQIGPLVTVLVVAGAGATAIAADIGSRVIREEVAAIEVLGIDPIHRLVLPRVLASTVVAILLNGAVCTIGLIGGFFFSVYLQDVSPGSYASSVTLLVGLGELALSEIKAAVSGMIAGLVACHRGLSVTGGAKSVGNAVNETVVFTAVALFVANTVLTSIGLALGGH, from the coding sequence ATGACCACCGCTCGTGGTGCTCTGCGCGCCGTGCCGGACACCGTGCACACCGGGGTCGCAAAGCTCACTGCCGCGGCCAGTACCGCGATCAGTTCGGTCGGGCAGTTCTATCTGCTGGCCGTGGATACCGCGCGTGCGTTGGCTCGCAGACGATTTCCCTGGTCGGAGTTCATCGAACAACTATGGTTCCTGGCGCGCGTGTCGCTGCTACCGACGGTGATGATGTCGATCCCGTTCACGGTGCTGGTCGTGTTCACCCTCAATTCGCTGTTGGGCGAGATCGGTGCCCGCGATCTGGCCGGTGCGGGTGCTGGGCTGGGAGCGGTCACCCAGATCGGGCCGTTGGTGACGGTGTTGGTGGTGGCCGGAGCCGGGGCCACGGCCATTGCCGCCGATATCGGGTCGCGCGTGATCAGGGAGGAAGTCGCGGCGATCGAGGTGCTCGGCATCGACCCGATACACCGGCTGGTGCTGCCGCGGGTTCTGGCCTCGACGGTGGTCGCGATCCTGCTCAACGGTGCCGTGTGCACTATTGGATTGATCGGAGGTTTTTTCTTCTCGGTCTATCTGCAAGATGTCTCGCCCGGCTCGTATGCCTCCAGTGTCACGCTGCTGGTCGGGTTGGGGGAGCTGGCACTCTCAGAGATCAAGGCCGCCGTATCGGGCATGATCGCCGGATTGGTGGCGTGCCATCGTGGGTTGTCGGTCACCGGGGGCGCCAAAAGTGTCGGCAATGCGGTGAACGAGACAGTGGTGTTCACTGCGGTGGCGCTGTTCGTCGCCAATACGGTGTTGACCTCGATCGGGCTCGCCCTTGGGGGGCACTGA
- a CDS encoding MlaE family ABC transporter permease: MMISGTDRRRAVRRRLAALSRGVDAVGAQVVFYLRALGSVGKAARSYHEETLRLISEISLGSGVLALVGGSVVIMGFLTFFAGATVAIQGYDALGGIGVEAFTGFLSAYVNVRVVAPVTAGVGLAATIGAGTTAELGAMRISEEIDALDAMAIPAVPYLVGTRLLAGAIVVVPLYALGVVAAFFASRITTVVILGQSAGVYDHYFTTFLNPDDVLWSFAQAIVMAVAVMLIHTYYGFHTSGGPAGVGVATGRAVRLSLISVVTVTLMISLALYGSARQLHLAG, translated from the coding sequence CTGATGATATCGGGAACCGATCGGAGGCGGGCGGTCCGCAGGCGACTGGCCGCGTTGAGCAGGGGAGTCGATGCGGTCGGCGCCCAGGTGGTCTTCTATCTGCGGGCGCTGGGATCGGTGGGCAAAGCCGCGCGCTCGTACCACGAGGAAACGCTGCGCCTGATCTCGGAGATCAGTCTGGGTTCCGGTGTTCTCGCGCTGGTCGGCGGCAGCGTGGTGATCATGGGATTTCTGACCTTTTTCGCCGGTGCGACGGTGGCCATTCAGGGCTACGACGCACTCGGCGGAATCGGGGTAGAAGCCTTCACCGGATTTCTGTCCGCCTACGTCAATGTCCGTGTGGTAGCCCCTGTGACCGCAGGGGTCGGTTTGGCGGCCACCATCGGAGCGGGCACGACCGCCGAGCTGGGGGCCATGCGGATCAGCGAAGAGATCGATGCGCTCGACGCGATGGCCATCCCAGCGGTGCCCTACTTGGTCGGCACCCGTCTGCTGGCCGGGGCGATCGTGGTGGTGCCACTGTATGCCCTCGGTGTCGTGGCCGCGTTCTTCGCCAGCCGCATCACCACGGTGGTGATCCTCGGCCAATCCGCCGGCGTCTATGACCACTACTTCACCACCTTCCTCAACCCCGACGACGTGCTGTGGTCGTTCGCCCAAGCCATCGTGATGGCGGTGGCGGTGATGCTGATCCACACCTACTACGGATTCCACACCAGCGGCGGCCCCGCCGGAGTCGGCGTCGCCACCGGACGCGCGGTACGACTGTCGCTGATCAGCGTGGTCACGGTGACCTTGATGATTTCGCTGGCACTGTACGGAAGTGCCCGCCAACTGCACTTGGCGGGCTGA
- a CDS encoding MCE family protein, protein MKNKLAALALVAALAAAIAVTYYSYRGAFRPADLITIESGRAGLALRIGALVKHHGVEVGRVSAIHQDPDRGAVVTVRLDRDKAGSIPAATGADIRSTTIFGEKYITLTDPAVTTSGAISAGTVIRASSVTTEINSVFESLTAVLAAVTPEKLDTTLSAIAAALRGNGADLGRAIDDANIVLAQINPRLPQINHDLRATADATTIYADAADDLVATLTNAATPAATLVAEGDRLDHTLLSIIGMADTGNDVLATSSEPLISELTLLRPTTDLLGEYSPMLTCFLQGADEARKLAEPVAGGDGATMKLRSSLLFGVDPYDYPASLPVVAAAGGPRCGSLPKVTMSEVPTPYVVADIGANPFSNDTGAPRLVPGSLLDLLLSTSSPRAPR, encoded by the coding sequence ATGAAAAACAAGCTCGCAGCCCTAGCGCTGGTCGCGGCTCTGGCGGCGGCGATCGCCGTGACGTACTACTCGTATCGGGGCGCGTTCCGGCCCGCCGATCTGATCACCATCGAATCCGGTCGCGCTGGTCTGGCGTTGCGTATCGGTGCGTTGGTCAAACATCACGGCGTGGAGGTCGGTCGTGTCAGCGCCATCCATCAGGACCCAGATCGTGGCGCGGTTGTCACCGTGCGCTTGGATCGGGACAAGGCCGGCTCCATTCCGGCCGCGACGGGCGCCGACATCAGATCGACCACTATTTTCGGCGAGAAGTACATCACCCTGACCGATCCGGCGGTCACGACCAGCGGGGCCATCTCCGCCGGAACCGTGATTCGGGCGTCGTCGGTGACGACGGAAATCAACTCGGTATTCGAATCGCTGACTGCGGTACTGGCCGCAGTCACGCCGGAGAAACTCGACACCACCTTGTCCGCGATTGCCGCAGCTCTGCGCGGAAATGGTGCCGACTTGGGGCGAGCGATCGATGACGCCAATATCGTGCTGGCACAGATCAATCCGCGTCTGCCCCAGATCAATCACGACCTGCGTGCGACCGCGGACGCCACCACCATCTATGCCGACGCCGCCGATGACCTGGTGGCCACACTCACCAACGCCGCCACCCCGGCTGCCACTCTGGTCGCCGAAGGTGACCGACTCGACCACACCTTGCTTTCGATCATCGGGATGGCCGATACCGGCAACGATGTACTCGCCACCAGTAGTGAGCCGTTGATCTCGGAGCTGACGTTGCTACGGCCGACGACCGACCTGCTCGGCGAGTACTCCCCGATGCTCACCTGCTTCCTGCAAGGGGCCGACGAGGCCCGCAAACTCGCCGAACCGGTCGCCGGTGGCGACGGCGCGACTATGAAGTTGCGCTCGAGCCTGCTTTTCGGAGTGGATCCCTACGATTATCCCGCCAGCCTGCCGGTAGTCGCTGCCGCCGGCGGCCCGCGCTGCGGATCGTTGCCGAAAGTCACCATGTCCGAGGTTCCCACCCCTTATGTGGTGGCCGACATCGGAGCCAATCCCTTCAGCAATGACACCGGCGCGCCACGCCTGGTGCCGGGCTCGCTGCTGGACCTGTTGCTGTCCACCTCGTCACCGAGGGCACCGCGATGA
- a CDS encoding MlaD family protein — protein MKSRAVAVKTGVFTVCMLLVLAGLVVVFGQFRFDDRTSYHAVFTDASGLEAGDFVRVAGVEVGRVGAVKIGQAYHAQVELNLDDNYRPTRATRAVIRYQNLVGDRYLELREGDGDPAPVPAGYTIGLDHTAPALDMDLLIGSFQPLFRGLEPDQINHLSAELIAVLQGQGSTVQSLLAHAASLTSTLADRDQLIGTVITNLNTVLGGIDKHNGEFSSALDTIQQIATGLAQDSTTWGQALEQIDTSAATVAALLGQDRAALAGTIGELDRTATQLNAGSGTLDSVLGRLPDTYAALSRLGAYGNFFNYYLCGLRIKLNGPDGAAVTTPLFGQTTGRCAPK, from the coding sequence ATGAAATCCAGGGCAGTGGCCGTCAAAACCGGCGTATTCACCGTGTGCATGCTGCTGGTGCTGGCCGGATTGGTGGTGGTGTTCGGTCAGTTCCGCTTCGATGACCGGACCAGCTATCACGCGGTGTTCACCGACGCCTCCGGACTCGAAGCCGGTGACTTCGTGCGGGTCGCCGGCGTCGAGGTTGGCCGGGTCGGCGCGGTGAAGATCGGGCAGGCCTACCACGCGCAGGTGGAACTGAACCTCGACGACAATTACCGCCCGACCCGCGCCACACGGGCGGTCATCCGATACCAGAATCTGGTCGGCGATCGCTATCTGGAACTGCGCGAAGGCGATGGGGATCCGGCACCGGTACCGGCGGGCTACACCATCGGTCTCGACCACACCGCTCCGGCACTGGACATGGATCTGCTCATCGGCAGCTTCCAGCCACTGTTCCGCGGGCTCGAGCCCGACCAGATCAACCATCTTTCGGCCGAGTTGATCGCGGTCCTGCAAGGTCAAGGAAGTACTGTGCAGTCACTGCTCGCACACGCCGCGTCGCTGACGAGCACCCTCGCCGATCGCGACCAGCTCATCGGCACGGTCATCACCAACCTCAACACCGTGCTGGGCGGCATCGACAAACACAACGGCGAATTCTCCTCCGCTCTGGACACGATCCAACAGATCGCCACCGGACTGGCCCAGGACAGCACCACATGGGGACAGGCACTCGAACAGATCGACACCTCCGCCGCGACCGTGGCTGCGCTGCTGGGACAAGACCGTGCGGCGTTGGCCGGCACGATCGGTGAACTCGACCGCACCGCCACCCAACTCAACGCCGGTAGCGGCACTCTCGACAGCGTGCTGGGCCGGTTGCCCGACACCTATGCGGCGCTGAGCCGCCTCGGCGCGTACGGCAACTTCTTCAACTACTACCTATGCGGTCTCCGGATCAAACTCAACGGTCCCGACGGCGCCGCGGTCACTACCCCCCTCTTCGGGCAAACCACGGGAAGGTGCGCTCCGAAATGA